One segment of Pleomorphomonas sp. PLEO DNA contains the following:
- a CDS encoding DUF502 domain-containing protein, translating into MTRLRNYFLTGLLVAGPAGITIYLTWSMVSWIDSWVKPYLPLAYNPDTYLPFRVPGYGLVVAVFLITLIGFLTANIVGASIFSFSEELVDRMPVVRNLYKGLKQIFSSVLADKGDAFKQAALVRFPHTGIWTIGFVAGTTRGEVAERLNGGEDMLTVYVPTTPNPTGGYLVFIRREDIILLDMTVEDAAKFVISFGLVTAESADAAEGLIRTLSKSNPRQSVTTGASERPPHSVQEPS; encoded by the coding sequence GTGACGAGACTTAGGAACTATTTCCTGACCGGTTTGCTGGTAGCCGGCCCGGCCGGAATTACCATTTATCTCACATGGTCGATGGTGTCGTGGATAGACAGCTGGGTGAAGCCCTATTTGCCGCTCGCCTATAATCCCGACACCTATTTGCCTTTTCGCGTCCCCGGCTACGGTTTGGTTGTCGCCGTTTTCCTCATCACGCTGATCGGCTTTTTGACCGCGAATATCGTCGGTGCTTCGATCTTTTCGTTTTCGGAAGAGCTGGTCGATCGCATGCCGGTCGTGCGCAATCTCTATAAAGGATTGAAGCAGATCTTCTCGTCGGTGCTTGCCGATAAAGGCGATGCCTTCAAGCAGGCCGCATTGGTCCGCTTTCCTCACACGGGCATTTGGACCATCGGTTTTGTCGCCGGCACAACGCGTGGAGAGGTGGCGGAACGACTGAACGGCGGTGAAGACATGCTCACCGTCTACGTGCCGACCACGCCCAACCCGACCGGTGGCTATCTCGTATTCATCAGGCGGGAGGATATTATCCTTCTCGACATGACGGTCGAGGACGCTGCCAAGTTCGTGATCTCTTTCGGCCTCGTCACCGCGGAGTCGGCCGACGCTGCCGAAGGCCTCATTCGCACCCTATCAAAGAGCAATCCCCGTCAGTCGGTGACCACCGGCGCGTCGGAGCGTCCGCCCCATTCGGTCCAGGAACCGTCGTAG
- a CDS encoding cysteine synthase A: MTDSILDTIGNTPLIRLRHASEATGCEILGKAEFMNPGQSVKDRAALYIIRDALATGRLQPGGTIVEGTAGNTGIGLALVGSALGLKTVIVIPETQSQEKKDYLRMVGAELVEVPAVPYRNPDNYVKLSGRLADQLAKTEPRGAIWANQFDNIANRQAHIDTTAREIFEQTNGRVDGFICAVGSGGTLAGVGIGLKERKPSVKIGLADPYGAALHSWYTTGELKAEGSSITEGIGQGRITANLEGAPVDFSCRISDEEALAILFDLVEHEGLFLGGSSGINVAGAIALAREIGPGHTIVTVLCDGGARYASKLYNPAFLRSKNLPVPNWLNAPRKFRPPFEAA; encoded by the coding sequence ATGACCGACAGCATTCTTGATACGATCGGCAACACTCCGCTGATCCGTCTTCGCCACGCTTCCGAGGCAACAGGTTGCGAGATTCTCGGCAAGGCGGAGTTCATGAATCCGGGGCAATCGGTCAAAGACCGGGCCGCTCTCTACATTATCCGTGATGCTCTGGCGACCGGGCGCCTTCAGCCTGGCGGCACCATCGTCGAAGGCACCGCCGGCAATACCGGAATCGGTCTGGCGCTGGTTGGCAGCGCTCTCGGCCTCAAGACGGTGATCGTCATTCCGGAGACGCAGTCGCAGGAAAAGAAGGACTACCTTCGCATGGTGGGCGCCGAACTGGTGGAAGTACCGGCCGTTCCCTACCGAAATCCCGACAACTACGTGAAGCTATCCGGTCGACTCGCCGACCAGCTGGCAAAGACCGAACCGCGAGGTGCCATCTGGGCTAACCAATTTGATAACATCGCCAACCGGCAAGCGCATATCGACACCACCGCGCGCGAAATCTTCGAGCAGACGAACGGTAGGGTCGATGGCTTCATCTGCGCCGTCGGATCCGGCGGCACGCTGGCCGGTGTCGGTATCGGTCTCAAGGAGCGGAAGCCGAGCGTAAAGATCGGCCTGGCCGACCCATATGGCGCAGCGCTCCATTCCTGGTATACAACCGGCGAACTCAAGGCCGAAGGGTCATCAATCACCGAGGGTATTGGACAAGGTCGTATCACAGCCAATCTCGAAGGCGCGCCGGTGGATTTCTCCTGCCGCATCTCCGATGAGGAGGCGCTCGCGATACTGTTCGATCTCGTCGAACACGAGGGTCTCTTCCTCGGCGGTTCCTCAGGCATCAATGTCGCCGGCGCCATCGCCCTTGCCCGCGAAATTGGCCCAGGACACACCATCGTCACCGTGCTTTGCGACGGTGGCGCACGTTACGCGTCGAAGCTCTACAACCCGGCCTTCCTAAGGAGCAAGAACTTGCCGGTGCCGAACTGGCTCAATGCTCCCAGGAAATTCAGGCCGCCGTTCGAGGCGGCGTGA
- a CDS encoding threonine ammonia-lyase has protein sequence MDDTDKPITLERILTAREAISGQVMHTPFLPAPRLGRLTGADVFVKYENLQVTSAFKERGALNRLLTLSASERRRGVIAMSAGNHAQAVAYHAVRLGIASTIVMPVTTPHVKVSATAGYGARVVLEGETVAEAALAAERIGAEENLVFIHPYDDSDVIAGQGTLAVEMLEERPDLDVIAVPVGGGGLIAGMATAAKALKPNIRVIGVETRMYPSMWAAVKGIDAMAGGATLAEGIAVKVAGRRTLPVVRDLVDTIVLVDESHLERAVNAYLTLQKTMAEGAGAAGLAAMFAEPDLFRSKKVGLVLSGGNIDPRILASIMMRELAREEKIVAIRLAIPDRPGTLGAITTLIGDAGGNILEVSHRRTVLEIPAKGASLDITLEARDGHHAEEIIAALRAKGYGVERKSAE, from the coding sequence ATGGACGACACCGACAAACCAATCACTCTCGAGCGTATTCTCACCGCACGGGAGGCGATTTCGGGTCAGGTGATGCATACCCCTTTCCTGCCCGCGCCGCGCCTTGGCCGGCTGACTGGGGCAGACGTATTCGTCAAATACGAGAACCTGCAGGTGACCTCGGCCTTCAAGGAACGGGGCGCCCTGAATCGTCTCCTGACGCTCTCGGCCAGTGAGCGACGACGTGGCGTGATTGCCATGTCGGCTGGCAACCATGCTCAGGCCGTTGCCTATCACGCCGTGCGGCTCGGCATCGCGTCGACCATCGTCATGCCGGTCACGACTCCGCATGTGAAAGTATCTGCGACGGCCGGCTACGGTGCTCGCGTGGTCTTGGAGGGCGAGACGGTGGCCGAGGCGGCGCTGGCGGCCGAGCGGATCGGCGCCGAGGAAAATCTCGTCTTCATTCATCCCTATGACGACAGCGACGTGATTGCCGGCCAAGGCACGCTGGCGGTGGAAATGCTGGAGGAGCGGCCCGACCTCGACGTGATCGCCGTACCGGTGGGTGGCGGCGGCCTCATTGCCGGTATGGCGACGGCGGCCAAGGCTTTGAAGCCGAACATCCGGGTGATCGGCGTTGAGACGCGCATGTATCCCTCGATGTGGGCCGCGGTGAAAGGCATCGACGCCATGGCCGGCGGCGCCACGCTGGCCGAGGGCATTGCCGTCAAGGTGGCCGGACGAAGAACGCTGCCGGTGGTCCGCGACCTCGTCGACACCATCGTGCTCGTCGATGAGAGCCATCTCGAACGCGCGGTCAACGCCTACCTCACCTTGCAGAAAACAATGGCCGAGGGGGCTGGTGCCGCCGGTCTCGCAGCGATGTTCGCCGAACCCGACCTGTTCCGCAGCAAGAAGGTCGGCCTCGTATTATCGGGCGGCAACATAGATCCGCGCATTCTAGCCTCGATCATGATGCGCGAACTCGCCCGGGAGGAGAAGATCGTCGCCATCCGCCTCGCCATTCCGGACCGACCGGGCACGCTCGGCGCCATCACAACGTTGATCGGCGATGCAGGCGGCAATATCCTTGAGGTGTCGCATCGCCGCACCGTGCTGGAGATCCCGGCCAAGGGAGCATCGCTCGACATCACGCTCGAGGCGCGTGATGGCCACCACGCCGAGGAAATCATCGCGGCGCTCAGGGCAAAAGGCTATGGCGTCGAGCGAAAATCGGCGGAGTAG
- a CDS encoding NADH-quinone oxidoreductase subunit B family protein — MGLSPRETLVSPAPKGIIDPRTGKPIGADDGFFTGINDELADKGWLVTSTEHLIHWARTGSLMWMQFGLACCAVEMMQASMPRYDMERFGFAPRASPRQSDVMIVAGTLTNKMAPALRKVYDQMPEPRYVISMGSCANGGGYYHYSYAVVRGCDRVVPVDIYVPGCPPTAEALLYGVLLLQKKIRRTGTIER; from the coding sequence ATGGGATTGAGCCCGAGAGAGACGCTGGTGTCGCCCGCCCCCAAGGGCATCATCGATCCCCGGACCGGTAAGCCGATTGGCGCCGACGACGGCTTCTTCACCGGTATCAATGACGAACTGGCCGATAAGGGCTGGCTCGTGACCTCGACCGAGCATTTGATCCACTGGGCGCGCACCGGCTCGTTGATGTGGATGCAGTTCGGTCTCGCCTGCTGCGCCGTCGAGATGATGCAGGCGTCGATGCCCCGCTACGACATGGAGCGCTTCGGCTTCGCGCCGCGCGCCTCGCCGCGACAGTCCGATGTGATGATCGTTGCCGGCACGCTGACCAACAAGATGGCTCCGGCGCTCCGCAAGGTCTACGACCAGATGCCGGAGCCGCGCTACGTCATCTCCATGGGCTCCTGTGCCAACGGCGGTGGCTATTACCACTATTCATATGCCGTGGTGCGCGGCTGTGATCGCGTGGTGCCGGTCGATATCTATGTGCCAGGCTGTCCGCCGACCGCCGAAGCGCTACTCTATGGTGTGCTGCTGCTTCAGAAGAAGATTCGGCGCACCGGTACCATCGAGCGCTGA
- a CDS encoding RDD family protein, translating to MSNRTYDAADYIIDEGRPGPSAVSGIRTRRVLAFLIDAVIIAMLTFAVGVVVFFLGIVTLGLGWMLYPILWPAVALVYCAFSLGGPNSATVGMRTQGIEARFMDGSRLNPGIAAIHAVLFYFSISVLTPLVLLVSLFTENKRLLHDIVLGVVFVNRY from the coding sequence ATGTCCAATCGGACCTATGACGCTGCCGACTATATCATCGACGAAGGTCGACCCGGCCCCAGCGCCGTCAGCGGAATCCGTACGCGCCGTGTCCTGGCTTTCCTGATCGATGCCGTTATCATCGCGATGCTTACCTTCGCGGTCGGCGTAGTGGTGTTCTTCCTCGGCATCGTGACGCTCGGCCTCGGCTGGATGCTCTACCCGATCCTCTGGCCAGCCGTGGCGCTCGTTTATTGCGCCTTCTCGCTGGGCGGCCCCAATTCCGCAACGGTGGGCATGCGCACCCAGGGCATCGAGGCCCGCTTCATGGACGGCAGTCGCCTCAATCCCGGCATCGCCGCGATCCACGCCGTGCTGTTCTACTTCTCGATATCGGTCCTGACGCCGCTGGTGCTGCTGGTATCGCTGTTCACCGAGAACAAGCGGCTGCTGCACGACATCGTACTCGGCGTCGTCTTCGTCAATCGGTACTGA
- a CDS encoding alanyl-tRNA editing protein, producing MTEALYLDNPYLELVEATVTAVGTDGGLYVDRSIFYPQGGGQPGDCGSIEWGTGLRTNIKNTVYSPDRSSIILIPRGDQDLPQLGQTIIQHIDWARRHALMRMHTAMHLLSVVLPYPVTGGQVGIEEGRLDFDLPEGETVERVSANDAINALIRADHAVTTEWISDDELVANPTLVKTMKVKPPTGAGRVRLVRIGADIDLQPCGGTHVKSTGEIGEVHIAKIENKGRINRRVRLRFGPSAESA from the coding sequence ATGACCGAGGCATTGTACCTCGATAACCCCTATCTGGAACTTGTCGAGGCAACGGTGACCGCTGTCGGCACAGATGGGGGGCTTTATGTCGACCGGTCGATCTTCTATCCACAAGGCGGCGGTCAACCCGGCGACTGTGGATCGATCGAGTGGGGAACAGGGCTAAGAACGAACATTAAAAATACCGTCTATAGCCCTGATAGATCGTCAATCATTCTCATCCCCAGAGGTGATCAAGATTTGCCGCAGCTTGGCCAGACGATCATCCAGCATATCGATTGGGCCCGCCGTCATGCCCTGATGCGAATGCATACGGCTATGCATCTCCTGTCCGTGGTGCTGCCTTATCCGGTCACCGGCGGGCAAGTCGGGATTGAGGAAGGTCGGCTCGACTTCGACCTTCCGGAAGGTGAAACAGTGGAAAGGGTGTCTGCCAACGACGCCATCAACGCGCTGATCCGCGCTGACCACGCCGTCACCACCGAGTGGATCAGCGATGATGAACTTGTCGCCAATCCGACTCTCGTCAAAACGATGAAGGTGAAGCCGCCGACTGGCGCCGGCCGGGTGCGCCTCGTTCGCATCGGCGCCGATATCGATCTTCAGCCCTGCGGCGGCACGCACGTGAAATCCACGGGCGAGATCGGTGAGGTGCATATCGCCAAGATCGAGAACAAGGGCCGGATCAACCGCCGTGTCCGCCTGCGTTTCGGACCATCCGCCGAGAGCGCCTAG
- the sseA gene encoding 3-mercaptopyruvate sulfurtransferase: MPVHPDPHFVTADWLSRHLDDPSVAVVDGSWHMPATARNGWTEYLAGHIPRAVFFDVDAIADTTSPLPHMLPSPEAFATAMGALGISHGQTIVIYDSYGLRSAARVWWTFRAMGAEDVVILDGGLPAWIAEHLPLEEGKPSRIEQKTFSPSFKPALVRNFDEVKAALGSEIKILDARSTGRFLGQEAEPRAGLRSGHMPGAINIPFGDVIDGERMKSSSDLRALFASRGVDTSKPIITSCGSGVTAAVLALALDVIGARAVAVYDGSWTEWGGRSDAPVVTD; this comes from the coding sequence ATGCCCGTTCATCCGGACCCGCATTTTGTTACTGCCGACTGGCTCTCACGCCACCTCGACGACCCCAGTGTGGCCGTTGTTGACGGCTCTTGGCATATGCCTGCAACCGCGCGAAATGGCTGGACCGAATATCTGGCCGGACATATTCCGCGCGCCGTCTTCTTCGATGTCGATGCCATCGCAGATACAACATCTCCCCTGCCGCATATGCTGCCATCGCCGGAAGCCTTCGCAACTGCCATGGGTGCCCTTGGCATCAGCCATGGACAGACGATCGTCATATACGACAGCTACGGCCTGCGTTCGGCCGCACGCGTTTGGTGGACATTCCGAGCGATGGGCGCAGAGGATGTTGTCATTCTGGATGGCGGGCTCCCGGCCTGGATCGCCGAGCATCTTCCGCTCGAGGAGGGTAAGCCCTCCAGAATCGAACAAAAGACGTTCAGCCCGTCCTTCAAGCCGGCCTTGGTGCGGAATTTCGATGAGGTCAAGGCAGCGCTCGGGAGCGAGATCAAGATCCTGGATGCGCGCTCAACCGGCCGCTTCCTGGGTCAGGAGGCGGAACCGCGCGCCGGCCTTCGTTCAGGGCACATGCCCGGCGCCATCAACATCCCCTTTGGCGATGTCATCGATGGCGAACGCATGAAATCATCATCGGATCTTCGGGCGCTGTTCGCTTCACGCGGTGTCGATACCAGCAAGCCCATCATTACCAGTTGCGGCTCGGGGGTCACAGCTGCCGTTCTAGCCCTCGCCCTTGACGTGATCGGGGCGCGCGCTGTTGCCGTCTACGACGGTTCCTGGACCGAATGGGGCGGACGCTCCGACGCGCCGGTGGTCACCGACTGA
- a CDS encoding arginyltransferase, with protein MTQHPTDAPQFFLTAPSACPYLPGKTERKVFTHMVGERAAAMNSILSHGGFRRSQNIAYRPACEDCHSCVSVRVRVDDFRPDKSQRRNYARNNHLIGAELPPAATGEQYSLFRSYLDARHADGGMVDMTVGDYAAMVEETHVSTMMIEYRRRGINTFLNGMGDGPLIGAALTDVLIDGLSMVYSFYEPDLQSDGLGTFMILDHIERTRRRGLPYLYLGYWVQGSRKMDYKRRYKPLEYLTPTGWAILPDEPAGIDFA; from the coding sequence ATGACGCAACATCCGACCGACGCGCCTCAATTCTTTCTGACCGCGCCGTCCGCCTGTCCCTATCTGCCGGGCAAGACGGAGCGGAAGGTGTTTACCCATATGGTGGGCGAACGCGCCGCGGCGATGAACTCCATCCTGAGCCATGGCGGCTTCCGACGCAGCCAGAACATCGCCTATCGCCCGGCTTGTGAGGATTGCCACTCCTGCGTGTCGGTGCGTGTGCGCGTCGACGACTTCCGTCCTGACAAGAGCCAGCGCCGCAATTATGCGCGCAACAACCACCTGATCGGCGCCGAGCTACCGCCGGCTGCGACGGGCGAACAGTATTCGCTCTTTCGTTCCTATCTCGACGCCCGCCATGCCGACGGCGGCATGGTGGATATGACGGTGGGCGACTACGCCGCGATGGTCGAGGAAACGCACGTGTCGACCATGATGATCGAATACCGGCGGCGCGGCATCAATACCTTCCTGAACGGCATGGGGGACGGGCCGCTGATCGGCGCGGCCCTGACCGATGTGCTGATCGATGGCCTGTCCATGGTCTACTCGTTCTACGAGCCGGACCTACAAAGCGACGGGCTCGGCACGTTCATGATTCTCGATCATATCGAGCGGACGCGGCGGCGTGGGTTGCCCTATCTCTACCTTGGCTATTGGGTACAGGGCTCGCGCAAAATGGACTACAAGCGCCGCTACAAACCCTTGGAATATCTGACACCCACAGGCTGGGCGATACTGCCCGACGAGCCGGCCGGGATCGATTTTGCGTAA
- a CDS encoding NADH-quinone oxidoreductase subunit A, translating into MDELLRDYLPVIIFLGVALAIGLALLVAPFILAFKNPDPEKLSAYECGFNAFDDARMKFDVRFYLVSILFVIFDLEVAFLFPWAVAFKQVGLFGFWSMMVFLGVLTIGFAYEWKKGALEWD; encoded by the coding sequence ATGGATGAACTCCTTCGGGACTACCTGCCGGTGATCATTTTCCTCGGCGTAGCGTTGGCCATCGGCCTAGCGCTTCTGGTGGCGCCCTTCATTTTGGCTTTCAAGAATCCCGATCCGGAAAAGTTGTCGGCCTACGAATGTGGCTTTAACGCCTTCGATGATGCGCGCATGAAATTCGATGTGCGCTTCTATCTGGTGTCGATCCTGTTCGTGATCTTCGACCTGGAGGTCGCCTTCCTGTTCCCTTGGGCCGTGGCTTTCAAGCAGGTTGGATTGTTCGGCTTCTGGTCGATGATGGTTTTCCTCGGCGTTCTGACCATTGGTTTCGCCTATGAGTGGAAGAAGGGGGCGCTGGAATGGGATTGA
- a CDS encoding NADH-quinone oxidoreductase subunit C, whose product MSEAPNDLTGELALAVGGALGVDALSVTVAYGEVTAVVVRERIVDVVTRLRDAPGLGFINIIDVCGVDHPERPERFDVVYHLLSPTRNARLRLKVTTDEDTPVPSISGVFPGAQWFEREAYDLFGILFTDHPELRRLLTDYGFDGHPLRKDFPMTGYVEVRYDDAQKRVVYEPVRLNQEFRNFDFLSPWEGTTYVLPGDEKVKTN is encoded by the coding sequence ATGAGCGAAGCCCCGAACGATCTAACTGGCGAATTGGCTCTGGCCGTCGGCGGCGCCCTTGGTGTCGACGCGCTCTCAGTCACCGTCGCCTATGGTGAGGTGACCGCCGTTGTTGTGCGTGAGCGGATCGTCGACGTCGTAACGCGATTGCGCGATGCACCGGGTCTCGGCTTCATCAACATCATCGATGTCTGCGGCGTGGACCATCCGGAACGGCCCGAGCGCTTTGACGTCGTTTATCATCTGCTGTCACCGACCCGGAACGCCCGCCTTCGCCTCAAGGTAACGACCGATGAGGACACCCCGGTGCCGTCAATCTCCGGCGTGTTTCCTGGCGCGCAATGGTTCGAACGGGAGGCCTACGATCTGTTCGGTATCCTGTTCACCGACCATCCCGAACTCCGGCGCCTGCTCACCGACTACGGCTTTGATGGCCATCCGCTCCGCAAGGACTTCCCGATGACCGGCTACGTCGAGGTACGCTACGACGATGCCCAGAAGCGTGTTGTCTACGAGCCGGTTCGGCTCAATCAGGAATTCCGCAATTTCGACTTCCTGTCGCCCTGGGAAGGCACGACTTACGTGCTGCCGGGCGATGAGAAGGTCAAGACGAACTGA